One window of the Allosaccharopolyspora coralli genome contains the following:
- a CDS encoding VWA domain-containing protein — translation MSLGGFTSPWWFLLLLVLAALVVGYLWAQRVRRRDTLRFSNLQVLERVTPKRQGWMRHGPIALLGVALVLLTVGLAGPTSEQKIPRNRATVMLTIDVSLSMMAKDVDPNRLDAAKLAAKEFADKLTPGINLGLVSFAGTATVMVMPTTDRGAVKQAINGLTLSEATATGDGINASMQAIDSFGKMIGGAEGPPPSRIVLMADGGQTIPREPDAPRGAFTKAKEAKNANVPISTISFGTEHGTIDIEGEPQEVEVDDAAMEEIAQLSGGEFHKAASTEQLRSVYNTLGEQIGYEIKRTDASKPWLALGTLAVIVAVGAALVVGQRLP, via the coding sequence ATGAGTCTGGGCGGGTTCACCTCACCGTGGTGGTTCCTGTTGCTGCTGGTGCTGGCTGCACTGGTGGTGGGGTATCTGTGGGCGCAGCGGGTGCGTCGCCGGGACACGCTGCGGTTCAGCAACCTGCAGGTGCTGGAGCGCGTCACGCCGAAACGACAGGGTTGGATGCGGCACGGGCCGATCGCACTGCTCGGTGTCGCGTTGGTGCTGCTGACGGTCGGCCTCGCAGGACCGACCTCGGAGCAGAAGATCCCACGCAACCGGGCGACGGTGATGCTGACGATCGACGTGTCGTTGTCGATGATGGCCAAGGACGTGGACCCGAACCGGTTGGACGCTGCGAAGCTGGCGGCGAAGGAGTTCGCCGACAAGTTGACACCCGGGATCAACCTGGGGCTGGTGTCGTTCGCCGGTACGGCGACGGTGATGGTGATGCCGACGACGGATCGCGGCGCGGTCAAGCAAGCGATCAACGGGCTGACACTGTCGGAGGCGACGGCGACCGGGGACGGCATCAACGCGTCGATGCAGGCGATCGACTCGTTCGGGAAGATGATCGGTGGTGCGGAGGGCCCGCCGCCGTCGCGCATCGTGCTCATGGCCGACGGCGGTCAGACGATCCCACGCGAGCCGGACGCGCCGCGGGGCGCGTTCACCAAGGCCAAGGAAGCCAAGAACGCGAACGTGCCGATCTCGACGATTTCGTTCGGCACCGAGCACGGCACCATCGACATCGAGGGCGAGCCGCAGGAGGTCGAGGTCGACGACGCGGCGATGGAGGAGATCGCGCAACTCTCCGGCGGCGAGTTCCACAAGGCGGCCAGCACCGAGCAGCTGCGCTCGGTCTACAACACGTTGGGCGAACAGATCGGGTACGAGATCAAGCGCACGGATGCGAGCAAACCGTGGCTGGCGCTCGGTACGCTCGCCGTGATCGTCGCGGTCGGCGCGGCGCTCGTCGTGGGGCAGCGTCTGCCGTAG
- a CDS encoding class I SAM-dependent methyltransferase yields the protein MGTVTGFVREFVKSPTTTAAVGPSSRQLARRMVEPVPIAGDPVIVELGPGTGAFTREIQRRLHGRGRHLAVELNERWARELGERFPAVESVCADAHVLPGLLADRDVRADVVVSGLPWAAHVERDGRSLVEVIAESMAPDGAFTQFAYTWTRWAAPARRLRTQVDEAFAEVEVSPTVWRNVPPAVAYVARRPR from the coding sequence ATGGGCACGGTGACGGGCTTCGTTCGTGAGTTCGTGAAGTCGCCGACGACGACGGCGGCGGTGGGGCCGAGTTCGCGTCAACTGGCGCGCCGCATGGTCGAACCGGTTCCGATCGCCGGTGATCCCGTGATCGTGGAGCTGGGCCCGGGGACAGGTGCGTTCACCCGGGAGATTCAGCGGCGCCTGCACGGTCGGGGGCGACATCTGGCGGTGGAACTCAACGAGCGGTGGGCGCGCGAGCTGGGGGAGCGGTTCCCGGCGGTGGAATCGGTGTGCGCGGACGCGCATGTGCTGCCCGGCCTGCTCGCCGATCGTGACGTGCGGGCGGACGTGGTGGTGAGCGGGCTCCCGTGGGCCGCGCACGTGGAGCGGGACGGCCGCTCGCTGGTCGAGGTGATCGCCGAGTCGATGGCGCCGGACGGTGCTTTCACCCAGTTCGCCTACACGTGGACGCGGTGGGCGGCGCCGGCCCGCAGGCTACGGACTCAGGTGGACGAAGCGTTCGCAGAGGTCGAGGTGAGTCCGACCGTGTGGCGAAACGTGCCTCCCGCAGTCGCGTACGTAGCGCGCCGGCCGCGATGA
- a CDS encoding FAD-binding and (Fe-S)-binding domain-containing protein: MTATSPAPSSLSEAVAAQLRASIAGRARFDPGTRALYATDASNYRQVPTGVVFPRSEQDVVATVAVAREHGLPVTGRGAGTSIAGNAIGQGLVLDFSRHLNQILDIDPEARTARVQPGVVLDSLQAAAAPHGLLFGPDPSTHSRCTLGGMIGNNSCGTHSVAWGKTVDNVRSLDVLLSDGTRMEVGKTPPEELAALCSRQDRVGALYRQLRDLASDVGDDVRRGFPDLTRRVSGYNLDQLLPENGFHLARALVGTEGGCATVLGATVDLAQAPAARALIVLGFADTYAAADEVTRLRGLDALAIEGLSPELVEVVTQRNPESPALRLLPPGRSWLLVEVGGHEAGEADAAAKRIVAAMGDKAESVVHTDPTAIKALWKIREEGSGYSTRMADGSERWSGWEDAAVPPERLGAYLREFDGLLERFGRRGVTYGHYGDGCIHVRVDFDLLSGWGAARYREFLERAADLVVSHGGSVSGEHGDGQARSELLSRMYPPEILRGFERFKDAFDPDGLLNPGLIARPRPLDEDLRLLVAPPTLPTRASLALHDDDGDLAPATRRCVGVGKCLNTTGGVMCPSYRATKDEKHSTRGRAHLLFEMLAGKVIPDGWRSKEVEESLDLCLSCKGCKTDCPVGVDMAAYKAEFLHRHYKRKLRPASHYSMGFLPLSLKAGQLVPGLANRTLSGPLSTVVKKLGGIAEQRAIPELAPRSLRSWWKNRARRPRSGSRVVLFPDTFTNHFDPTVGQDAVEALEGLGHDVELPPGQVCCGLTWMSTGQLGIARRVIQRTAKLLRRQVDDGAPVVGLEPSCTAFLRNDALELAPNDPNVQALARATRTFAEQVEPSKQHWQRNDSDSKAIVQMHCHQYAELGFEADRSTLDAAGVDATVLDSGCCGLAGNFGFERDHYDVSMACAEQALLPAVRSRDDGTEVVADGFSCRTQIRQAESGSAPVHLATLVARALRRR, encoded by the coding sequence ATGACCGCCACCTCCCCCGCACCGTCGTCGCTTTCGGAGGCCGTGGCCGCGCAGCTGCGGGCCTCGATCGCGGGGCGAGCGCGGTTCGACCCCGGGACTCGCGCGCTCTACGCCACGGACGCGTCGAACTACCGGCAGGTGCCGACAGGTGTGGTGTTCCCCCGCAGCGAACAGGACGTGGTCGCGACCGTGGCCGTCGCTCGTGAGCACGGGCTGCCGGTGACCGGGCGCGGCGCGGGCACCAGCATCGCGGGCAACGCCATCGGTCAGGGGCTGGTGCTCGATTTCTCCCGGCACCTCAACCAGATCCTCGACATCGACCCCGAGGCCCGGACAGCCCGCGTGCAGCCCGGAGTGGTGCTCGACTCGTTGCAAGCCGCGGCCGCCCCGCACGGCCTGCTGTTCGGGCCGGACCCGTCGACACACAGTCGCTGCACCCTCGGCGGAATGATCGGGAACAACTCGTGCGGCACGCATTCGGTCGCGTGGGGCAAAACCGTCGACAACGTGCGCTCGCTCGACGTCCTGCTCTCCGACGGCACCCGCATGGAGGTCGGGAAAACTCCGCCCGAAGAACTGGCGGCGCTGTGCTCACGGCAGGATCGCGTCGGGGCCTTGTACAGGCAGCTGCGGGACCTCGCCTCCGACGTGGGCGACGACGTGCGTCGCGGGTTCCCGGACCTGACCCGTCGCGTGTCCGGCTACAACCTGGACCAGCTGCTGCCGGAGAACGGCTTCCATCTCGCGCGGGCGCTCGTCGGCACTGAAGGCGGGTGCGCGACGGTGCTCGGCGCGACCGTCGACCTCGCGCAGGCACCGGCGGCGCGGGCGCTGATCGTGCTCGGGTTCGCCGACACCTACGCCGCTGCCGACGAGGTGACGCGCCTGCGTGGGCTCGACGCGCTCGCCATCGAAGGACTCAGCCCGGAACTGGTCGAGGTCGTCACCCAACGCAACCCGGAGTCGCCTGCCCTGCGGCTGCTCCCGCCGGGCCGAAGCTGGCTGCTGGTCGAAGTCGGCGGCCACGAAGCGGGTGAGGCCGACGCCGCCGCGAAACGGATCGTGGCCGCGATGGGCGACAAGGCCGAGTCCGTGGTGCACACCGACCCGACCGCGATCAAGGCGTTGTGGAAGATCCGGGAAGAAGGGTCGGGCTACTCCACGCGGATGGCCGACGGCTCCGAGCGCTGGTCCGGCTGGGAGGACGCTGCCGTGCCGCCGGAACGACTCGGTGCCTACCTGCGGGAGTTCGACGGCCTGCTCGAACGGTTCGGCCGGCGCGGTGTGACCTACGGGCACTACGGTGACGGCTGCATTCACGTCCGCGTCGACTTCGACCTGCTGTCCGGCTGGGGCGCGGCGCGCTACCGGGAGTTCCTCGAGCGAGCGGCCGATCTGGTCGTCTCGCACGGCGGTTCGGTCTCCGGCGAGCACGGCGACGGGCAGGCGCGGTCGGAGTTGTTGAGCCGCATGTATCCCCCGGAGATCCTGCGCGGATTCGAACGGTTCAAGGACGCCTTCGACCCCGACGGGCTGCTCAACCCGGGCCTGATCGCCCGGCCCCGCCCACTCGACGAGGATCTCCGTCTGCTGGTGGCGCCGCCGACGTTGCCGACCCGCGCGAGCCTCGCGCTCCACGACGACGACGGCGACCTCGCACCCGCCACGCGCCGTTGCGTCGGCGTCGGCAAGTGTTTGAACACCACCGGCGGCGTGATGTGCCCGAGCTACCGCGCGACGAAGGACGAGAAGCACTCCACGCGGGGGCGGGCACATCTGCTCTTCGAGATGCTCGCAGGCAAGGTGATCCCGGACGGCTGGCGCTCGAAGGAGGTCGAGGAATCGCTCGACCTGTGCCTGTCGTGCAAGGGTTGTAAGACCGACTGCCCGGTGGGCGTGGACATGGCCGCCTACAAGGCGGAGTTCCTGCACCGGCACTACAAGCGCAAGCTGCGTCCTGCCTCGCACTACTCGATGGGCTTTCTCCCCCTGTCCCTCAAAGCGGGCCAGCTCGTGCCGGGGCTGGCGAACCGCACCCTGTCCGGTCCTTTGTCGACGGTGGTGAAGAAGCTCGGCGGAATCGCGGAACAGCGAGCGATCCCCGAGCTGGCTCCGCGCAGCTTGCGCTCGTGGTGGAAGAATCGTGCGCGCAGGCCGCGTTCGGGTTCGCGAGTGGTGCTGTTTCCCGACACATTCACGAATCACTTCGATCCCACCGTCGGGCAGGACGCCGTCGAGGCACTGGAAGGGCTCGGCCACGACGTGGAGCTGCCGCCCGGGCAGGTGTGCTGCGGTCTCACGTGGATGTCGACCGGGCAGCTCGGCATCGCACGCCGGGTGATCCAGCGGACGGCGAAGCTGTTGCGCCGTCAGGTCGACGACGGCGCGCCGGTCGTCGGTCTCGAACCGAGCTGCACCGCGTTCCTGCGCAACGACGCGCTCGAACTCGCACCGAACGACCCGAACGTGCAGGCCCTCGCGCGCGCCACACGCACGTTCGCCGAACAGGTGGAACCGAGCAAGCAGCACTGGCAGCGCAACGATTCCGACAGCAAGGCGATCGTGCAGATGCACTGTCATCAGTACGCCGAACTCGGCTTCGAAGCCGACCGCTCCACGTTGGACGCGGCCGGAGTGGACGCGACCGTACTCGACTCCGGATGCTGTGGTCTCGCGGGCAACTTCGGTTTCGAACGCGACCACTACGACGTGTCGATGGCCTGCGCCGAACAGGCACTGCTCCCCGCCGTGCGCTCACGCGACGACGGCACCGAAGTGGTCGCGGACGGTTTCAGCTGCCGCACCCAGATCCGGCAGGCCGAATCCGGCTCCGCGCCCGTCCATCTCGCCACCCTCGTCGCCCGCGCCCTCCGCCGACGCTGA
- the fabG gene encoding 3-oxoacyl-ACP reductase FabG, whose product MGRSVLVTGGNRGIGLAIARAFRDAGDDVAVTHRGSGAPEDMLGVQCDVTDADQVEAAFNEVESQHGKVEVLVANAGINDDGLLLRMGEEQFGRVVDANLTGSYRVAKRAASSMLRLRKGRMIFISSVVGLSGGAGQANYAASKAGLVGLARSVARELGSRSITANVIAPGFVTTDMTDALTEDRKKEILGQIPLARFAATEEVAGTTRWLASEEAGYITGAVIPVDGGLGMGH is encoded by the coding sequence GTGGGACGGTCCGTGCTGGTGACCGGAGGCAACCGGGGAATCGGATTGGCGATCGCCAGGGCCTTCCGGGACGCCGGGGACGACGTGGCGGTCACGCACCGGGGTTCCGGCGCACCCGAGGACATGCTGGGGGTGCAGTGTGACGTCACCGATGCCGACCAGGTCGAAGCCGCGTTCAACGAGGTCGAGTCCCAGCACGGCAAGGTGGAGGTGCTCGTGGCGAACGCGGGCATCAACGACGACGGGTTGCTGCTGCGGATGGGGGAGGAGCAGTTCGGCCGGGTCGTCGACGCCAACCTCACCGGTTCCTACCGGGTCGCCAAGCGCGCCGCGAGCAGCATGCTGCGGCTGCGCAAGGGACGCATGATCTTCATCTCCTCCGTGGTCGGTCTCTCCGGGGGCGCCGGTCAGGCCAATTACGCCGCCAGCAAGGCCGGGCTGGTCGGACTCGCCCGTTCCGTCGCGCGTGAGCTGGGTTCACGCAGCATCACGGCGAACGTGATCGCCCCCGGATTCGTGACCACGGACATGACCGACGCGCTCACCGAGGACCGAAAGAAGGAGATCCTCGGCCAGATCCCGCTGGCGCGGTTCGCCGCTACCGAGGAGGTCGCGGGCACCACTCGGTGGCTGGCCTCGGAAGAGGCCGGATACATCACCGGCGCGGTCATCCCCGTCGATGGCGGCCTCGGCATGGGCCACTGA
- the fabI gene encoding enoyl-ACP reductase FabI yields the protein MTGLLDGKKILITGVITDASIAFHAARAAQEQGAEVVLTGYGRMRLVERIAGRLPKPAPVIELDVTNDEHLDGLAEKVREHVDGLDGVLHSIGFAPASCLGGDFLEAPWEDVSSAMQISAYSLKSLSTACLPLMGPGGSIVGMDFDARVAWPAYDWMGVAKAALESTSRYLARELGPKGIRVNLVSAGPVRTMAAKSIPGFQGLEDTWSERAPLGWDVEDPEPVAQSICGMLSDWFPKTTGSMIMVDGGFHALGA from the coding sequence GTGACCGGCCTGCTCGACGGAAAGAAGATCCTGATCACCGGCGTCATCACCGACGCCTCCATCGCGTTCCACGCGGCCCGCGCCGCCCAGGAACAGGGCGCCGAGGTCGTGCTCACCGGCTACGGACGGATGCGCCTGGTGGAGCGCATCGCAGGACGGCTGCCCAAGCCCGCGCCGGTCATCGAACTCGACGTCACCAACGACGAGCACCTCGACGGGCTCGCCGAGAAGGTGCGCGAGCACGTCGACGGTCTCGACGGGGTGCTGCACTCCATCGGTTTCGCCCCGGCCTCGTGTCTCGGCGGTGACTTCCTGGAAGCGCCGTGGGAGGACGTCTCCAGTGCGATGCAGATCTCGGCGTACTCGTTGAAGTCGCTGAGCACGGCCTGCCTGCCGCTGATGGGCCCGGGCGGTTCGATCGTCGGGATGGACTTCGACGCGCGCGTCGCATGGCCCGCCTACGACTGGATGGGCGTCGCGAAGGCGGCGCTGGAATCCACGTCCCGCTACCTCGCGCGCGAACTCGGGCCGAAGGGCATTCGGGTGAACCTCGTCTCCGCCGGGCCCGTCCGCACCATGGCCGCGAAGTCGATTCCCGGCTTCCAGGGCCTGGAGGACACCTGGAGCGAGCGGGCCCCGCTGGGGTGGGACGTCGAGGACCCGGAGCCGGTCGCGCAGTCGATCTGCGGGATGCTCTCCGACTGGTTCCCGAAGACCACAGGATCGATGATCATGGTCGACGGCGGGTTCCACGCACTCGGAGCCTGA
- a CDS encoding ferrochelatase, which produces MSESEFDAVLLLSFGGPEGHDDVRPFLENVTRGRGVPPERLDEVAEHYHHFGGVSPINRLNRDLIAALEAELAEQSRDLPVYFGNRNWHPLLEDTVARMADEGVRRALVFPTSAWGGYSGCRQYHEDIARAREAVGDRAPELIKLRQFFDHPLFVDANADAVCRARDELDGDARVVFTAHSIPMRADERPGPDGDPHWYSRQVHEAARLVAEAAGVRDYDVTWQSRSGPPHVPWLEPDVCDHLEALHADGVNAVIVSPLGFVSDHLEVVWDLDNEAADKATELGMSLARAATAGTDPRFVTMIIELVSEHLDGWQRRKESPLVAAGCTVNGRLCAVPCC; this is translated from the coding sequence GTGAGCGAGTCCGAGTTCGACGCGGTGCTGTTGTTGTCTTTCGGCGGGCCGGAGGGCCACGACGACGTCCGGCCGTTCCTTGAGAACGTCACCCGAGGCAGGGGAGTGCCGCCGGAACGGCTCGACGAGGTCGCCGAGCACTACCACCACTTCGGTGGTGTCTCGCCGATCAACCGGCTCAACCGGGACCTCATCGCCGCGCTGGAGGCCGAACTCGCCGAGCAGAGCCGTGACCTTCCCGTGTACTTCGGCAACCGCAACTGGCACCCGCTGCTCGAGGACACCGTCGCGCGGATGGCCGACGAGGGGGTGCGGCGGGCGCTGGTGTTCCCGACGTCGGCGTGGGGCGGCTACTCCGGCTGTCGCCAGTACCACGAGGACATCGCCCGCGCTCGCGAGGCGGTCGGCGACCGCGCACCGGAACTGATCAAGCTCCGGCAGTTCTTCGACCACCCCCTGTTCGTCGACGCCAACGCCGACGCCGTGTGCCGCGCCCGGGACGAGCTCGACGGCGACGCCCGAGTCGTGTTCACCGCGCACTCGATCCCGATGCGTGCCGACGAACGTCCCGGCCCGGACGGCGACCCGCACTGGTACTCGCGCCAGGTTCACGAGGCCGCACGGCTGGTCGCCGAGGCCGCCGGTGTTCGCGACTACGACGTGACGTGGCAGTCCCGATCCGGGCCGCCGCACGTGCCGTGGCTCGAACCGGACGTCTGTGATCACCTCGAGGCGCTGCACGCCGACGGCGTGAACGCGGTGATCGTCAGCCCGCTCGGATTCGTCTCCGACCACTTGGAGGTCGTCTGGGACCTCGACAACGAAGCCGCGGACAAGGCCACCGAACTCGGCATGAGCCTCGCCCGCGCGGCGACCGCGGGCACTGACCCCCGGTTCGTCACGATGATCATCGAGCTGGTCTCCGAACACCTCGACGGGTGGCAACGTCGCAAGGAGTCGCCGCTGGTCGCCGCGGGCTGCACGGTGAACGGTCGGCTCTGCGCCGTGCCGTGCTGCTGA
- a CDS encoding DUF3097 domain-containing protein, which produces MRSMGYGNDILSGKRRRPVPELAAEAGLVVEDAEGGFCGAVLRCEKDAVVLEDRHGAQRLFPLRPAGFLHEGTLVTLVRPRVTAPKASRSASGSTKVDGLRARTARASRLWVEGLHDAEFVERIWGHDLRVEGVVVEPLHGVDDLPGLLEEFGPGPQRRVGVLVDHLVEGSKESRLVTGIDDPDVLVTGHPYVDIWQAVKPTVLGIDSWPRIPRGTDWKTGVCAELGWGEPAAGWRHVLSRVSSFRDVETPLISAVEQLIDFVTTEPD; this is translated from the coding sequence GTGCGTTCAATGGGTTATGGCAACGACATTCTCTCCGGCAAGCGCCGTCGCCCGGTGCCGGAACTGGCCGCAGAAGCGGGCCTGGTCGTCGAGGACGCGGAAGGCGGGTTCTGCGGCGCCGTCCTGCGGTGTGAGAAGGACGCGGTGGTGCTGGAAGACCGGCACGGAGCGCAACGACTGTTCCCGCTACGGCCTGCCGGATTCCTGCACGAGGGCACACTGGTGACGTTGGTCCGGCCCCGCGTCACCGCACCGAAGGCGAGCCGTTCGGCATCGGGCTCCACGAAAGTGGACGGCCTGCGCGCGCGCACGGCGCGCGCGAGTCGACTCTGGGTGGAGGGACTGCACGACGCGGAGTTCGTCGAGCGGATCTGGGGCCACGACCTGCGGGTCGAAGGCGTCGTGGTCGAGCCGCTGCACGGCGTCGACGACCTGCCGGGGTTGCTCGAGGAGTTCGGTCCCGGGCCGCAACGTCGGGTCGGAGTGCTCGTCGACCATCTCGTCGAGGGCAGCAAGGAGTCGCGGCTCGTCACGGGTATCGACGACCCCGACGTCCTCGTCACCGGGCACCCCTACGTCGACATCTGGCAGGCCGTGAAACCCACGGTGCTCGGCATCGACTCGTGGCCGCGGATCCCGCGCGGCACCGACTGGAAGACCGGCGTGTGCGCCGAGCTCGGGTGGGGTGAACCGGCGGCCGGCTGGCGGCACGTGCTGTCGCGGGTGAGTAGTTTCCGCGACGTCGAGACACCGTTGATCTCTGCGGTGGAGCAGTTGATCGACTTCGTGACCACCGAGCCCGACTGA
- a CDS encoding AfsR/SARP family transcriptional regulator, which translates to MHRFRQLVERSRMEEPATAGESLARALELWQGPAVADFVDEGLRELLAAGLEEERLAAVEARFRCDLRSGRAEVAVPGLTEHVAAHPLRERGYRLLMGALRDCGRRAEALAVFQNARQTLAEALGTDPGPEL; encoded by the coding sequence GTGCACCGGTTTCGTCAACTCGTCGAGCGGTCCCGGATGGAGGAGCCGGCGACGGCGGGGGAGTCGTTGGCCCGAGCTCTCGAGCTGTGGCAGGGGCCCGCTGTGGCCGACTTCGTCGACGAGGGCCTGCGGGAGCTGCTCGCCGCCGGTCTGGAAGAGGAACGACTCGCGGCCGTGGAAGCACGGTTCCGTTGCGATCTTCGCTCGGGGCGCGCGGAGGTCGCCGTCCCGGGACTGACCGAGCACGTCGCGGCGCATCCGTTGCGGGAACGCGGTTATCGGTTGCTGATGGGCGCCCTCCGGGACTGTGGACGCAGGGCCGAGGCGTTGGCCGTGTTCCAGAACGCGCGCCAGACGCTCGCGGAGGCGCTGGGGACCGACCCGGGCCCGGAGCTATGA
- a CDS encoding NfeD family protein, with product MLPALLWLIAGLLLVVGEALSGDFVLVMLGAAALGAAGASALGVPLGLDAVVFAALSFGLLMLARPALKRRMSIRELRTNTEALIGKHVLVESTVDAHGGRVSIDGDVWSAKAFDETQVMEAGSTVTVMDISGATAVVWAEP from the coding sequence ATGTTGCCCGCGTTGCTCTGGTTGATCGCAGGGTTGCTCCTCGTCGTGGGAGAGGCCCTGTCCGGAGATTTCGTGCTGGTGATGCTGGGGGCCGCGGCGCTGGGGGCCGCGGGCGCGTCGGCGCTGGGCGTCCCGCTGGGGCTGGATGCGGTGGTCTTCGCCGCGCTGTCGTTCGGCCTGTTGATGCTCGCCCGCCCCGCCCTGAAGCGACGGATGTCGATCCGGGAGCTTCGGACGAACACGGAGGCGCTCATCGGTAAGCACGTCCTCGTCGAGTCCACGGTGGACGCCCACGGCGGGCGGGTCAGCATCGACGGTGACGTGTGGTCGGCGAAGGCGTTCGACGAGACGCAAGTGATGGAAGCCGGTTCGACGGTGACGGTGATGGACATCTCCGGGGCCACGGCCGTCGTGTGGGCCGAACCGTAG
- a CDS encoding SPFH domain-containing protein, producing MLVVVAILVITIVAKSVLVIPQATAAVVERLGRFRTTAEPGLNFLVPFLDKVRAKIDLREQVVSFPPQPVITQDNLTVSIDTVVYFQVTDSRSAVYEISNYIVGVEQLTTTTLRNVVGGMSLEETLTSRDQINTSLRGELDKATGKWGLRVSRVELKAIDPPPSIQDSMEKQMRADREKRAMILNAEGERESAIKTAEGQKQSQILAAEGAKQAAILGAEGDRQSSILRSQGERASRYLQAQGQAKAIEKVFAAVKQGKPTPELLAYQYLQTLPQMAQGDANKVWVVPSDFNKSLEGFAKMLGAPGDDGVFRYEPPKEEPPDTRPEEDEDSISSWFDTSTNPEVAEAVRAAEAVARKEVPSAMNPSPQMSEPLGGGTPNAPQASPLPPQPEPGQLGSGEQSEQE from the coding sequence GTGCTGGTGGTGGTCGCGATTCTGGTGATCACCATCGTGGCGAAATCGGTCCTGGTGATTCCGCAGGCGACGGCTGCGGTGGTCGAGCGGCTCGGGAGGTTCCGCACCACCGCCGAGCCCGGGCTGAACTTCCTGGTGCCGTTCCTGGACAAGGTGCGCGCCAAGATCGACCTGAGGGAACAGGTCGTCTCGTTCCCGCCGCAACCGGTGATCACCCAGGACAACCTGACGGTGTCCATCGACACGGTGGTGTATTTCCAGGTGACGGACTCCCGTTCGGCGGTCTACGAGATCTCGAACTACATCGTCGGTGTGGAGCAGTTGACCACCACGACGCTGCGCAACGTCGTCGGTGGCATGAGCCTCGAGGAGACGCTGACTTCGCGGGACCAGATCAACACCTCGCTGCGCGGAGAACTGGACAAGGCGACCGGCAAGTGGGGCTTGCGGGTCTCCCGGGTCGAGCTCAAGGCGATCGACCCGCCGCCGTCCATTCAGGACTCCATGGAGAAGCAGATGCGCGCGGACCGTGAGAAGCGTGCGATGATCCTCAACGCCGAAGGTGAACGCGAGTCGGCGATCAAGACGGCCGAAGGCCAGAAGCAGTCGCAGATCCTCGCCGCGGAGGGCGCCAAGCAGGCCGCGATCCTCGGCGCCGAGGGTGATCGGCAGTCGAGCATTCTGCGCTCGCAGGGTGAGCGGGCGAGCCGCTACCTGCAGGCGCAGGGTCAGGCCAAGGCGATCGAGAAGGTCTTCGCCGCCGTCAAGCAGGGCAAGCCGACGCCGGAGCTGCTGGCCTACCAGTACCTGCAGACCCTGCCGCAGATGGCGCAGGGGGACGCGAACAAGGTCTGGGTGGTGCCGAGCGACTTCAACAAGTCCCTCGAGGGCTTCGCGAAGATGCTCGGTGCACCGGGCGACGACGGCGTGTTCCGGTACGAGCCGCCGAAGGAGGAGCCGCCGGACACCCGGCCGGAGGAGGACGAGGACTCGATCTCGTCGTGGTTCGACACCTCCACCAACCCGGAGGTGGCCGAGGCGGTGCGCGCGGCGGAAGCCGTCGCACGCAAGGAGGTCCCGAGCGCGATGAACCCCTCCCCGCAGATGTCGGAGCCGCTGGGTGGTGGCACGCCGAACGCGCCGCAGGCCTCGCCGCTGCCTCCGCAGCCGGAGCCCGGTCAGTTGGGCTCGGGGGAGCAGTCCGAACAGGAGTGA
- a CDS encoding type II toxin-antitoxin system VapC family toxin — translation MRYVLDTNVVSSLRVRGRNPSVEVWAASIPATDQFVTVTTIAEIERGVVAKERVDAAQGEVLRRWLEERVLPTFADRVLPFDLPAARILATFRVPEHAPLDDALIAAIAQATEMAVATRNTKHFEPLGVHCHNPWNQAARTRS, via the coding sequence GTGAGGTACGTCCTCGACACCAACGTGGTCTCCTCACTGCGAGTCCGCGGACGGAATCCATCGGTCGAGGTCTGGGCGGCGTCGATTCCGGCAACTGACCAGTTCGTCACTGTCACGACGATCGCAGAGATCGAACGCGGTGTCGTTGCCAAGGAACGAGTCGACGCGGCACAAGGCGAGGTCCTGCGCCGATGGCTCGAAGAGCGCGTCTTGCCGACCTTCGCCGACCGCGTACTGCCGTTCGACCTGCCGGCCGCGCGGATCCTTGCCACCTTTCGGGTTCCCGAGCACGCACCGTTGGACGACGCCCTCATCGCCGCCATTGCGCAGGCGACAGAAATGGCCGTCGCGACGAGAAACACCAAACACTTCGAACCCCTCGGCGTTCACTGCCACAACCCATGGAATCAGGCCGCGCGTACAAGGTCGTGA
- a CDS encoding FitA-like ribbon-helix-helix domain-containing protein — MEQILIRSLPAGTKAALRARAEYHHRSVEAEARQILADALEREPATIVDLLSMDEGADIEFEPQRLGLTARSSEL; from the coding sequence GTGGAACAGATCCTGATCCGCAGCCTGCCCGCGGGGACCAAGGCAGCGCTGCGTGCGCGAGCCGAGTACCACCACCGATCCGTCGAGGCGGAGGCGCGCCAGATTCTCGCCGACGCCCTCGAGCGCGAGCCCGCCACGATCGTCGACCTGTTGAGCATGGACGAAGGCGCCGACATCGAGTTCGAGCCCCAGCGGCTTGGCCTGACCGCCCGGAGTTCTGAACTGTGA